A genomic stretch from Desulfotignum balticum DSM 7044 includes:
- a CDS encoding deoxyguanosinetriphosphate triphosphohydrolase family protein — MNDRLKKTRDLQPLLDKIEQNALQSLACPSRAAFRRHPENRSDNEYRQAFSQDADRILNSLAFTRYIDKTQVFSLIRNDHLTHRVLHVQLLSRVARTIGRHLRLNQDLIEAAALGHDIGHPPFGHDGERFLSRLTHAHQAGYFHHNVQSIQFLDKIERNGTGWNLSLQTLDAILCHDGETHVRKLFPHGPRTFDDLDAMIQKFLETEQIGFSPMTLEGCVVRMADTISYIGRDLEDGIRLGLITREQIPDTCRHILGATNGTIVFNLVTDLIATSLDQPFIGFSDEVADALETLKTFNYRHIYKNPAIKQHLGTIRTIYDHLFHQYLTDLEKDCASSVIFTQFLSGLSDTYRDTHSLPQIVRDFISGMTDSYFIRQAPVHLRPHPVDHV; from the coding sequence TTGAATGACCGCTTGAAAAAAACCAGGGATTTGCAGCCGCTTCTGGACAAAATCGAACAGAATGCCCTGCAATCCCTGGCCTGTCCTTCCAGGGCCGCTTTCCGGCGGCATCCGGAAAACCGGTCTGACAACGAATACCGCCAGGCGTTCAGCCAGGATGCCGACCGGATTCTCAACTCCCTGGCATTCACCCGCTATATAGACAAAACCCAAGTATTTTCCCTGATCCGAAACGATCATCTCACCCACCGGGTCCTGCATGTGCAGCTGCTGTCCCGGGTGGCCCGGACCATCGGCCGGCACCTGCGGCTCAACCAGGATTTGATCGAAGCCGCCGCCTTAGGCCATGACATCGGCCATCCCCCGTTCGGTCATGATGGCGAACGGTTTTTATCCCGGCTCACCCACGCACACCAGGCCGGATACTTTCACCACAATGTCCAGAGCATTCAGTTTCTGGACAAAATCGAACGCAATGGGACCGGATGGAACTTGAGCCTCCAGACCCTGGATGCCATTTTGTGCCATGACGGCGAAACCCATGTCCGAAAACTTTTCCCCCATGGTCCCCGCACGTTTGATGATTTAGATGCCATGATCCAGAAATTTCTTGAAACCGAACAGATCGGGTTTTCACCCATGACACTGGAAGGATGTGTGGTGCGCATGGCAGACACCATCAGTTATATCGGCCGGGACCTGGAAGACGGCATCCGTTTAGGCCTGATTACCCGGGAGCAGATCCCGGACACCTGCCGCCATATTCTGGGAGCCACCAACGGCACCATTGTGTTCAACCTGGTGACCGACCTGATTGCCACCAGCCTGGATCAGCCGTTCATCGGATTTTCAGACGAGGTGGCCGATGCCCTGGAAACCCTGAAAACATTCAATTACCGCCATATTTATAAAAACCCGGCCATCAAGCAGCATTTAGGAACCATCCGTACCATTTATGATCATCTGTTTCACCAGTATCTTACGGATCTGGAAAAGGACTGCGCATCCTCTGTCATTTTCACACAATTTCTGTCCGGCCTGTCCGACACATACCGGGACACCCATTCTTTGCCCCAAATCGTGCGGGATTTCATCTCCGGCATGACGGATTCCTATTTTATCCGCCAGGCACCGGTTCATTTGCGGCCCCACCCCGTGGACCATGTTTGA
- a CDS encoding amidoligase family protein codes for MKQPLFYKLPSVTRTRQGSLRQAGFELEFTGLDLEQTTRVVETVLGGTRVCESAAACVVDVPDSGEFTIELDWDFLKRRAARQEPDRTGDWIDLLSQAATWLVPMEVVCPPIAITKLDRLEPLIKALRRAGARGTKDSMIAAYGVHINAEIPSLDAEVVLAYLQAFSLLQWWLVDAHQVDMARRISPYVDLYPEAYLEVLFSCDKPDFKQIVADYLIYNASRNRALDMLPLLACVHADMVQTAVADPKIKPRPAFHYRLPNCQIDHPDWSLARPWNLWWVVEELAQRPEDLTMLKERFLSMHRPLIGVNRTDWTVWMDQWLCDHLSA; via the coding sequence ATGAAACAGCCCTTATTTTATAAATTGCCGTCTGTCACCCGAACCCGGCAGGGTTCTTTGCGACAAGCGGGGTTTGAACTGGAATTCACGGGCCTGGATCTTGAGCAGACCACCCGGGTGGTGGAAACGGTGCTGGGCGGTACCCGGGTCTGTGAATCTGCGGCCGCCTGTGTGGTGGATGTTCCGGATTCAGGGGAATTCACCATTGAGCTGGACTGGGATTTTCTCAAAAGAAGAGCGGCCCGTCAGGAACCCGATCGAACCGGGGACTGGATCGATCTGCTCAGCCAGGCAGCCACATGGCTGGTGCCCATGGAAGTGGTGTGCCCGCCCATAGCCATAACCAAGCTGGACCGGCTGGAACCCCTGATCAAAGCCCTGCGCCGGGCCGGTGCCCGGGGCACGAAAGATTCCATGATTGCCGCGTATGGCGTGCATATCAACGCCGAGATACCGTCGTTGGATGCCGAAGTGGTGCTGGCGTATCTGCAAGCGTTTTCATTGCTGCAATGGTGGCTGGTGGATGCCCATCAGGTGGATATGGCACGGCGCATCAGCCCCTATGTGGACCTGTATCCCGAAGCCTATTTGGAAGTGCTTTTTTCATGTGATAAACCTGATTTCAAGCAGATTGTCGCTGATTATCTGATTTATAACGCCAGCCGGAACCGGGCCCTGGATATGTTGCCCCTGTTGGCCTGTGTGCATGCCGACATGGTTCAAACCGCAGTCGCGGATCCTAAAATAAAGCCCCGGCCCGCGTTTCATTATCGGTTGCCCAATTGCCAGATCGATCACCCGGACTGGTCCCTGGCCCGCCCCTGGAACTTGTGGTGGGTGGTGGAGGAACTGGCACAGCGCCCGGAGGATCTGACCATGCTCAAAGAACGGTTTTTGTCCATGCACCGGCCTTTGATCGGGGTGAACCGCACGGACTGGACCGTCTGGATGGATCAATGGCTTTGCGACCACTTGTCGGCGTAA
- a CDS encoding UPF0280 family protein, producing the protein MFDNRRVYRQQHHKQGLAAFEITVQETNLHIQADTDLSEPAIRAVTRCREQIQTYIAENPDFKTSLEPMTVPDTAPAIIRNMGVAAHAAQVGPMAAVAGAVAEYAGRHLLSFSSQVVVENGGDIFIHSRTDTVLTIFAGNSPFSLTTGIHIPRQSGSFGICTSSGTFGHSKSFGKADAVMVMAQSCPLSDAVATGLANQVFTGDDIAGVLETGKQMSGVQGLVIIKDTQIGLWGALRLVKI; encoded by the coding sequence ATGTTTGACAACCGCCGGGTTTACCGCCAGCAGCACCACAAACAGGGACTGGCCGCCTTTGAAATCACCGTGCAGGAGACCAACCTGCATATCCAGGCCGACACCGACCTGTCCGAACCGGCCATCCGGGCGGTGACCCGGTGCCGGGAGCAGATCCAGACGTATATTGCAGAAAATCCCGATTTTAAAACATCTTTGGAACCCATGACCGTGCCGGACACTGCCCCTGCCATCATCCGGAATATGGGGGTTGCGGCACATGCGGCACAAGTGGGTCCCATGGCGGCGGTGGCCGGGGCTGTGGCGGAATATGCGGGCCGGCATCTGTTGTCTTTTTCTTCACAGGTGGTGGTGGAAAACGGGGGAGATATTTTCATCCACTCCCGAACCGACACCGTGTTGACCATCTTTGCCGGCAACTCCCCTTTCAGCCTGACCACAGGTATTCATATACCCCGGCAGTCCGGTTCTTTCGGCATCTGCACCTCATCGGGTACTTTCGGGCATTCCAAAAGCTTTGGCAAAGCAGATGCGGTCATGGTCATGGCCCAGTCCTGCCCGCTTTCGGATGCGGTTGCCACAGGACTGGCCAATCAGGTCTTCACAGGAGACGATATTGCCGGGGTCCTGGAAACCGGCAAGCAGATGTCCGGTGTTCAGGGCCTGGTCATTATCAAGGATACACAGATCGGGCTGTGGGGAGCGTTACGACTGGTAAAAATCTGA
- a CDS encoding YqaA family protein — protein sequence MISVLLLFGSAFLAATILPFYSEVLLFALLRQGHDPHLLFWVATTGNTLGSVVNWWMGRYLLRFQHRAWFYFSPTQIARAQAWFQRYGVWTLLLAWLPIGGDPLTLVAGIMNVRLKVFIVLVAVGKGLRYVAVIWFSAWW from the coding sequence GTGATATCCGTGCTGCTGCTTTTTGGTTCCGCGTTTCTGGCCGCCACCATTCTGCCGTTTTATTCTGAAGTGCTGCTGTTCGCCCTGCTGCGCCAGGGGCATGATCCCCATCTGTTGTTCTGGGTGGCCACCACGGGAAATACCCTGGGGTCTGTGGTGAACTGGTGGATGGGAAGATATCTGCTTCGGTTCCAGCACCGGGCCTGGTTTTATTTCAGTCCGACCCAGATTGCCCGGGCCCAGGCCTGGTTTCAGCGGTATGGGGTCTGGACCCTGTTGCTGGCCTGGCTGCCCATTGGAGGCGACCCCTTAACTCTGGTGGCGGGTATTATGAATGTCCGGCTCAAGGTGTTCATTGTTCTGGTGGCCGTGGGCAAAGGCCTGCGCTATGTGGCTGTGATCTGGTTCAGTGCCTGGTGGTAG
- a CDS encoding LolA family protein, whose protein sequence is MKSLPALFFVCLLCFACLSGCGIPRPQTDPALDAQAHESAEKVSNLNQEIVTSKGTGHLRVASDNGVQTFQMAWAAQSPDRVRLAFTALASPVETIVADGKTVTFVSHTGRHKPHTTTSSDPDLESFTGVPLKLSDLIRVLLGQIPIQRFNDAWFSSEDRFQIQLHKKFTTQFQELLLVSDQPLKALRLKNRQDEIRYEIQYHEFDRMDHRQIPVDLTIADGKGQQVRISITRFWPDIPVKESVFQLTPFGL, encoded by the coding sequence ATGAAATCACTGCCCGCTCTTTTTTTTGTCTGCCTGCTGTGTTTTGCCTGCCTGTCCGGATGCGGTATCCCGCGCCCCCAGACCGATCCGGCCTTAGATGCTCAAGCCCATGAATCCGCAGAAAAAGTCAGCAATTTGAACCAGGAGATCGTCACCAGCAAAGGAACCGGTCATTTGCGTGTGGCATCCGACAACGGGGTCCAGACGTTTCAAATGGCCTGGGCCGCCCAGTCTCCGGACCGGGTCCGGCTCGCGTTCACGGCTCTGGCCAGCCCGGTTGAAACCATTGTCGCAGACGGCAAAACAGTCACCTTTGTTTCTCACACCGGCCGGCACAAACCCCATACCACCACTTCCAGTGATCCGGATCTGGAATCTTTCACGGGTGTGCCGTTAAAGCTGTCCGACCTGATCCGCGTGCTTTTGGGGCAGATTCCCATCCAGCGCTTCAACGATGCCTGGTTTTCTTCTGAAGACCGCTTCCAAATTCAACTTCATAAAAAATTTACAACACAATTCCAGGAGTTACTTCTGGTATCAGACCAGCCGCTTAAAGCCTTGCGCCTGAAAAACAGACAAGATGAGATCCGCTATGAGATTCAGTACCATGAATTTGACCGGATGGACCACCGGCAGATACCCGTGGATCTGACCATTGCCGACGGCAAGGGGCAGCAGGTCCGCATCTCCATCACGCGATTCTGGCCTGATATCCCGGTGAAAGAATCGGTTTTCCAGTTGACACCCTTTGGATTATGA
- a CDS encoding Mrp/NBP35 family ATP-binding protein has product MIHDSVDKAQKPQGCPSQNNEMARKQQEQQAMIKDNLARIKHKIFVLSGKGGVGKSSVSANLAAVLSKKGYKTGLMDVDVHGPSIAQMLGMTELLDITPDQQRLIPKQVNENLKAVSVQALMQDKNQAIIWRGPAKAGMIQQFVGMVDWGELDFLIIDAPPGTGDEPLTVVQTIPEALGVIVTTPQEVALADIRKSISFCNTVKLKTLGIVENMSGFKCPHCGESIDLFMNGGGERTAKQFGLTFLGSIPFDTGVVASGDQGVPIMFQDEETPFTQAFSIVVDNITKQL; this is encoded by the coding sequence ATGATTCACGACAGTGTAGACAAAGCCCAGAAACCCCAGGGATGCCCGTCCCAGAATAATGAAATGGCCAGAAAACAGCAGGAACAACAGGCCATGATAAAAGACAATCTGGCCAGAATCAAACACAAGATCTTTGTGCTGTCAGGCAAGGGCGGCGTCGGCAAAAGCAGTGTGTCCGCCAATCTGGCGGCCGTGTTGTCCAAAAAAGGATATAAAACCGGTTTAATGGATGTGGATGTACACGGACCTTCCATCGCCCAGATGCTGGGCATGACCGAACTGCTGGACATCACCCCGGACCAGCAGCGCCTGATTCCCAAGCAGGTGAATGAAAATCTTAAAGCCGTTTCCGTCCAGGCCCTGATGCAGGACAAGAATCAGGCCATCATATGGCGGGGACCGGCCAAAGCCGGCATGATTCAGCAGTTCGTGGGCATGGTGGACTGGGGGGAACTGGATTTTCTGATCATCGATGCTCCTCCGGGCACGGGGGATGAACCCCTGACCGTGGTACAGACCATTCCCGAAGCCTTAGGTGTGATCGTGACCACCCCCCAGGAAGTGGCGCTGGCCGATATCCGCAAATCCATTTCATTCTGCAACACAGTGAAACTCAAAACCCTAGGGATTGTGGAAAACATGTCCGGATTCAAGTGCCCCCATTGCGGCGAATCCATTGATCTGTTCATGAACGGCGGGGGGGAAAGAACGGCCAAACAATTCGGCCTGACTTTTCTGGGATCCATTCCCTTTGACACCGGGGTGGTCGCATCCGGTGATCAGGGCGTCCCCATTATGTTCCAGGACGAGGAAACCCCGTTCACCCAGGCATTTTCCATTGTGGTGGACAACATCACCAAACAATTGTAA
- a CDS encoding CDP-alcohol phosphatidyltransferase family protein: MERLLVICIAAAIGTGFYYWFSWMLKKDRMQDFVFSHQWLLHPNAICYWRTGMAMAGFFLYFATDYQSAAIIIFTFAAILDGVDGLVARGCNLVSRLGEWLDPLCDKLTYLPPLLGFAYTGIISVKLVWILVGIEIFGQFAARRLLTLMKTSGAANNFGKIKAIICFALVIFCALVDANPHIIHMGNQILLACVILSGASIVFKFIPNRLYADILSLLNFFCGLASLVLTYQGFFGRAVIIIIMGQLFDLFDGRMAEKHGGTKYGPYLDDIADFVSFGIAPAYMLLKIGQSWAWVFALIYITAVAFRLIRFLFVDKKRTDLPPGVFNGLPCPAGALLLLGAILLLPAPYVWPMVLLTTGLMVSTLRFAHLGRLILKQVPKPLFYTISAGIIVIIAFVLKTRNGELFGGVILGSVLIYMVIGRVCIQKVMSAQSTTRH, encoded by the coding sequence ATGGAACGACTATTGGTCATATGCATCGCCGCAGCCATCGGGACCGGTTTTTACTACTGGTTTTCCTGGATGTTGAAAAAAGACCGCATGCAGGACTTTGTTTTTTCACATCAGTGGCTGCTGCACCCCAATGCCATCTGTTACTGGCGGACCGGCATGGCCATGGCCGGATTTTTTCTGTACTTTGCGACAGACTATCAATCGGCGGCCATCATTATTTTCACCTTTGCCGCCATCCTGGACGGGGTGGACGGACTGGTGGCAAGGGGATGCAACCTGGTATCCCGGCTGGGTGAATGGCTGGATCCTTTATGCGATAAACTCACGTACCTGCCGCCGCTGCTGGGGTTTGCCTATACCGGGATTATTTCAGTAAAACTGGTGTGGATTCTGGTGGGCATTGAAATATTCGGCCAGTTTGCGGCCCGCAGACTTTTGACCCTGATGAAGACCTCCGGTGCTGCCAACAATTTCGGCAAGATCAAGGCCATCATCTGTTTTGCCCTGGTGATTTTCTGCGCCCTGGTGGATGCCAACCCCCATATCATCCACATGGGCAACCAGATTCTGCTGGCCTGCGTCATTCTCTCGGGTGCGTCCATTGTATTTAAATTCATTCCCAACCGGCTGTATGCGGACATCCTTTCCCTGCTCAATTTCTTCTGCGGTCTGGCCAGCCTGGTGTTGACCTATCAGGGGTTTTTCGGCCGGGCCGTCATCATCATTATCATGGGACAGCTGTTTGACCTGTTTGACGGCCGCATGGCGGAAAAACACGGGGGCACCAAATACGGCCCATACCTGGATGATATCGCGGATTTTGTGAGTTTCGGGATCGCTCCGGCTTATATGCTGTTAAAAATCGGCCAGTCCTGGGCCTGGGTGTTTGCGTTGATCTACATCACGGCTGTGGCGTTTCGACTCATCCGGTTTCTGTTTGTGGACAAAAAACGCACGGACCTGCCGCCGGGCGTATTCAACGGCCTGCCCTGCCCGGCCGGGGCATTGCTTTTGCTGGGCGCCATCCTGCTGCTGCCCGCCCCGTATGTGTGGCCCATGGTGCTGCTGACCACGGGCCTGATGGTGAGTACCCTCCGGTTCGCCCATCTGGGACGTCTGATTCTCAAACAGGTGCCTAAACCGCTGTTTTACACCATCAGCGCAGGCATCATCGTGATCATCGCCTTTGTGCTGAAAACCCGGAACGGGGAATTATTCGGAGGCGTCATTCTGGGATCGGTGTTGATATACATGGTGATCGGCCGGGTGTGCATCCAGAAAGTTATGTCCGCACAATCTACCACCAGGCACTGA
- a CDS encoding superoxide dismutase, with protein MTPLNEKQPDTSRMDRRTFLTLSAGAAASLALAGLPRAALAAAASPHVLPALPYADTDLAPVISARTLSFHYGKHHQGYVNNLNGLITGTAYADLSLDEIVTNSAGRPDDTAIFNNAAQVWNHTFYWHSLSPRGGGDPPAALTRKIKEDFGSMDACKKALLDAATSQFGSGWAWLVLDNGILKAVKTGNAQTPFTMGMTPLLTIDVWEHAYYLDYQNQRKAYVQAVLDKRINWEFALKNAAL; from the coding sequence ATGACACCATTGAATGAAAAACAACCGGACACCTCCCGCATGGACCGCCGCACTTTTCTGACCCTGTCCGCCGGTGCCGCCGCTTCCCTGGCCCTGGCCGGACTGCCCCGGGCCGCACTTGCCGCAGCGGCTTCTCCCCATGTGCTGCCGGCCCTGCCCTATGCAGACACGGACCTGGCACCCGTGATCTCCGCCCGGACCTTGTCGTTTCACTATGGCAAACACCACCAGGGATATGTGAACAATCTGAACGGCCTGATCACCGGCACCGCTTATGCTGACCTGTCTCTGGATGAAATCGTCACAAACTCAGCAGGCAGACCGGATGACACGGCCATTTTCAACAATGCGGCCCAGGTATGGAACCACACCTTTTACTGGCACAGCCTGAGCCCCAGGGGCGGAGGAGACCCCCCGGCCGCATTGACACGCAAAATAAAAGAAGATTTCGGCAGCATGGATGCCTGCAAAAAAGCACTGCTTGACGCAGCCACCTCCCAGTTCGGCAGTGGATGGGCCTGGCTGGTTTTAGACAACGGCATTCTAAAAGCCGTGAAAACCGGTAATGCCCAAACACCGTTCACCATGGGCATGACCCCGCTGCTTACCATTGATGTGTGGGAACATGCGTATTACCTGGACTATCAGAACCAGCGAAAAGCATATGTCCAGGCCGTGCTGGACAAACGCATCAACTGGGAATTCGCGCTGAAAAATGCTGCGTTATAA
- a CDS encoding DMT family transporter translates to METPRLTKGFLLVIFAAVLFGTTGTSQALAPAGISSTTIGSLRLIIGGPALLLMALIFGNARLSTFRPPVIPTLVAASGIVMFQLCFFEAVARTGVALGTIVAICMAPVISGLLGAVFQKERLTRTWFIASLLAISGCVLLSVAGSEVQVDTTGIFLAFGAGFGYAVSLVGSKAVVADHSPILGIAVILSVGAVMVLPRLLLFEDLSPVMTAHGTAVVLYLGLVATAAAYLLLAKGLSVVPVSMTALLMLVEPLTGCVLGVLLLGEVFTPVTGIGALLIFSGLLVISFFKEKPAPVAPLVTHHKKSRFRNRR, encoded by the coding sequence ATGGAAACACCCAGATTGACCAAGGGGTTTTTGCTGGTGATCTTTGCCGCGGTGCTGTTCGGCACCACAGGCACCTCCCAGGCCCTGGCACCGGCCGGCATATCCAGCACCACCATCGGATCCCTGCGCCTGATCATCGGGGGGCCGGCCCTGTTGCTCATGGCCCTGATTTTCGGGAACGCCCGGTTATCCACGTTTCGGCCTCCCGTCATTCCCACCCTGGTTGCCGCCTCCGGCATCGTGATGTTCCAGCTGTGTTTTTTCGAAGCCGTGGCCCGAACCGGCGTGGCCCTGGGAACCATTGTCGCCATCTGCATGGCACCGGTCATTTCCGGGCTTTTGGGGGCTGTGTTTCAAAAAGAGCGGTTGACCCGGACCTGGTTTATCGCATCCCTTCTGGCCATTTCCGGATGTGTGCTGTTGAGCGTGGCCGGCAGTGAAGTGCAGGTGGACACCACGGGAATTTTTCTGGCATTCGGCGCAGGATTCGGATATGCCGTGTCCCTGGTGGGCAGCAAAGCCGTGGTGGCAGACCATTCCCCCATCTTGGGCATTGCCGTTATCTTGAGTGTGGGCGCGGTGATGGTGCTTCCCCGGCTGCTGCTGTTCGAAGATCTTTCCCCGGTGATGACCGCACATGGCACGGCAGTGGTCCTGTATCTCGGGCTGGTGGCCACGGCTGCGGCCTACCTGCTGCTGGCCAAAGGGCTGTCCGTGGTGCCCGTGTCCATGACGGCCCTGCTGATGCTGGTGGAGCCCTTGACCGGATGCGTTTTAGGGGTTCTGCTGCTGGGTGAGGTGTTCACTCCGGTCACCGGGATCGGGGCATTGCTTATTTTTTCCGGTCTTCTGGTCATCTCGTTTTTCAAGGAGAAACCCGCGCCCGTGGCCCCGCTGGTCACCCACCACAAAAAATCCCGGTTCAGAAACAGACGTTAG
- the tsaA gene encoding tRNA (N6-threonylcarbamoyladenosine(37)-N6)-methyltransferase TrmO yields the protein MQTITPIGVIHTPFHNIEDMPIQPKGAAGTKGQIQVDAAFQQGLEDLDGFSHIYLIYSFHKVTRTELTVVPFMDTQSRGVYATRSPLRPNHIGISIVRLEKIEGNLLHVLDIDVLNGTPLLDIKPYMEKFDAVKHSTSGWMQASEKEVAERRSDSRFK from the coding sequence ATGCAAACAATTACACCCATCGGCGTGATCCACACGCCGTTTCACAACATCGAAGACATGCCCATTCAGCCCAAAGGGGCTGCCGGCACCAAAGGACAGATACAGGTGGATGCAGCCTTTCAACAGGGACTTGAAGACCTGGACGGGTTCAGTCACATCTACCTGATCTATTCATTCCACAAGGTAACCCGGACCGAGTTGACCGTGGTACCTTTCATGGATACGCAGTCCCGGGGCGTGTATGCCACCCGTTCCCCGCTGCGGCCCAACCACATCGGCATCTCCATTGTCCGGCTGGAAAAAATTGAGGGGAACCTGCTGCATGTCCTGGACATCGATGTGCTGAACGGCACCCCGCTGCTGGATATCAAGCCCTATATGGAGAAATTCGACGCAGTCAAACACAGCACCTCCGGGTGGATGCAGGCCAGCGAAAAGGAAGTCGCGGAAAGGCGATCGGACAGCCGGTTCAAATAA
- a CDS encoding gamma-glutamyl-gamma-aminobutyrate hydrolase family protein has protein sequence MALRPLVGVTGSARRWAPAWWCTKTALYLAGASAMRISTRHGNADETLDALIIGGGNDISPEHYDGDLTSPVVYDPDRDLLEIRWIRYALHHKIPMLGICRGAQLINVVLGGNLHQDIRNLRHLTYNRPGLLPTKQVKIEPDARLARICGKHNLRVNSLHHQAIRKPGNGLHVVGRDLDGIIQAVETRSGRKIIGVQWHPEYLFYLPAQFALFQWLIQKEWL, from the coding sequence ATGGCTTTGCGACCACTTGTCGGCGTAACCGGTTCGGCCCGTCGCTGGGCCCCGGCCTGGTGGTGTACGAAAACAGCTTTGTATCTGGCCGGGGCGTCTGCCATGCGCATCAGTACCCGTCACGGCAATGCCGATGAAACCCTGGATGCATTGATTATCGGGGGCGGCAATGATATTTCCCCGGAACATTATGATGGGGATCTCACCAGCCCTGTGGTATATGATCCGGACCGGGATCTGCTGGAAATCAGGTGGATCCGGTATGCCCTGCATCACAAAATCCCCATGCTGGGCATCTGCCGGGGGGCTCAGCTCATCAATGTGGTGCTGGGCGGGAACCTGCATCAGGACATCCGAAACTTGAGACATCTGACCTACAATCGACCGGGACTGCTGCCCACCAAACAGGTGAAAATCGAACCAGACGCCCGCCTGGCGCGTATCTGCGGCAAACACAATCTCCGGGTCAACAGCCTGCATCATCAGGCGATCCGAAAACCCGGCAACGGGCTTCACGTGGTGGGCCGGGATCTGGACGGCATTATTCAGGCTGTGGAAACCCGATCCGGCCGGAAGATCATCGGGGTGCAATGGCATCCCGAGTACCTGTTCTACCTGCCGGCCCAGTTCGCCCTGTTCCAATGGCTGATTCAAAAGGAATGGCTGTGA